The Polyangiaceae bacterium genome includes a region encoding these proteins:
- a CDS encoding tetratricopeptide repeat protein → MTRPDPGVLPSLAEASERAGGSDRPPEQAPDDRERESELPSSGAFAAEDFLFHLYRGSELLQENRVGEAKEELERALGFQPADVEGQGLLGVVYFRLGLYPRAISIFEEIVRARPEAETPRLNLGLCYLKTGQLLRARDTFEQLLEHSPRHKRAAGYLGLVHQRLGDFEKAATTFERAGQPHLARRMQQALADLIEPGPRPEMQAVRAVAAEAVHELEGDTQAFSRAESGRGDPALTGHWHELGGDVPPPSRPLRARASVPPPPVADIGAALEPRPPPAVAGVSSPRKLADSLLLAPPLDGRVVASSPEVALIRLEGGFAVRLDRVRALLPEAGAFRQSAIHRRARGRELDEPLGGMRTPLVVLEGMGSLVLSAEPRLLVTRLERELFYAREDRVIGFDTSLRHESGRLSIGAMEHVPMVQLSGEGLLALRTSASLFAVQVSPERPLMLRGGTVVGWVGRILPQAQGPGDASAVQAGLVSMNGDGAVFVDAT, encoded by the coding sequence ATGACCCGCCCCGACCCCGGCGTCCTGCCCTCGCTGGCAGAGGCCAGCGAGCGCGCCGGCGGCAGCGATCGCCCGCCGGAGCAAGCGCCCGACGACCGCGAGCGCGAGTCGGAGCTGCCGTCGAGCGGGGCGTTTGCTGCGGAAGACTTCTTGTTCCACCTGTACCGCGGCAGCGAGCTGCTCCAGGAAAACCGCGTCGGCGAGGCCAAGGAGGAGCTGGAGCGTGCGCTCGGCTTCCAGCCGGCTGACGTCGAAGGGCAAGGTCTGCTCGGCGTGGTCTACTTCCGGCTGGGCCTGTACCCGCGCGCCATCAGCATCTTCGAAGAGATCGTGCGCGCGCGCCCCGAAGCCGAGACGCCGCGCCTGAACCTGGGCTTGTGCTACCTGAAGACCGGCCAGCTCCTCAGGGCGCGCGACACCTTCGAGCAGCTCCTGGAGCACAGTCCTCGTCACAAGCGCGCTGCCGGCTACCTCGGGCTCGTACACCAGCGCCTGGGTGACTTCGAGAAGGCCGCCACGACGTTCGAGCGGGCCGGTCAGCCGCACCTGGCGCGGCGCATGCAACAGGCGCTCGCCGACCTGATCGAGCCCGGCCCGCGCCCCGAGATGCAGGCCGTGCGTGCCGTCGCGGCGGAGGCGGTGCACGAGCTCGAGGGCGACACCCAGGCTTTCTCTCGCGCCGAGTCGGGCCGAGGCGACCCCGCACTGACCGGTCACTGGCACGAGCTCGGGGGCGACGTGCCGCCTCCGTCCCGACCGCTCAGGGCGCGCGCTTCCGTGCCCCCCCCACCAGTCGCCGACATCGGCGCCGCGCTCGAGCCACGACCCCCACCCGCCGTCGCTGGGGTCAGCTCGCCGCGCAAGCTGGCCGACAGCCTGCTGCTCGCGCCGCCGCTCGACGGTCGCGTAGTGGCGAGCTCGCCGGAGGTCGCCCTGATCCGTCTCGAGGGCGGCTTCGCAGTACGCCTGGATCGGGTGCGGGCCCTCTTGCCCGAAGCTGGAGCGTTTCGCCAGAGCGCCATCCATCGGCGCGCTCGCGGTCGTGAGCTCGACGAGCCGCTCGGCGGCATGCGCACGCCGCTCGTGGTGCTGGAGGGCATGGGCTCGCTGGTGCTCTCCGCCGAGCCGCGCTTGCTGGTCACCCGCCTCGAGCGCGAGCTGTTCTACGCGCGCGAGGACCGCGTGATCGGCTTCGACACGTCGCTCCGGCACGAGAGCGGCCGGCTGTCGATTGGCGCCATGGAGCACGTGCCCATGGTCCAGCTCTCCGGCGAGGGCTTGCTCGCCTTGCGCACGAGCGCGTCGCTGTTCGCCGTCCAGGTCAGTCCCGAGCGCCCGCTGATGCTCCGGGGCGGCACTGTCGTGGGCTGGGTCGGGCGGATCCTGCCGCAGGCGCAAGGCCCGGGCGATGCGTCCGCCGTTCAGGCCGGGCTGGTCAGCATGAACGGCGACGGAGCCGTATTCGTCGACGCGACCTGA
- the pgsA gene encoding CDP-diacylglycerol--glycerol-3-phosphate 3-phosphatidyltransferase: MPASEAPPSRRSRRPRKRKPKLDPKVRAERRRSLKEDAVNLPNLLTFGRIAVIPLVLWLLDSGTPTDCTWAAIVYGAAAITDLLDGYLARKLGVVSVLGKFLDPLADKLIVMATLVWMVPMGRIPEWAVALLLARELSITGLRSIASSEGVVIAAGEGGKSKTALQMIGIIALIVGYPYHLSLGPLDLGVVDLVVVGRTLVYISLVFSITSAFQYVGLFAEAVEAKRRRAGGE, from the coding sequence ATGCCCGCCTCCGAAGCGCCGCCTTCCCGCCGCTCGCGCCGGCCGCGCAAGAGGAAGCCCAAGCTCGACCCGAAGGTGCGCGCCGAACGGCGGCGCTCGCTCAAAGAGGACGCCGTCAATCTGCCCAACCTGCTGACCTTCGGACGCATCGCGGTGATCCCGCTGGTGCTCTGGCTGCTCGACAGCGGCACCCCCACCGATTGCACCTGGGCCGCCATCGTCTACGGCGCAGCGGCCATCACCGATCTGCTGGACGGCTACCTGGCGCGCAAGCTGGGCGTCGTGAGCGTGCTCGGCAAGTTCCTCGATCCGCTCGCGGACAAGCTGATCGTGATGGCGACGCTGGTGTGGATGGTGCCGATGGGCCGCATCCCGGAGTGGGCGGTGGCGCTCTTGCTCGCCCGCGAGCTCAGCATCACCGGTTTGCGGTCCATCGCCAGCAGCGAAGGCGTGGTGATCGCCGCCGGCGAAGGCGGCAAGAGCAAGACCGCGCTACAGATGATCGGCATCATCGCGCTGATCGTCGGCTATCCGTACCACCTGTCGCTCGGCCCGCTCGACCTCGGGGTGGTGGACCTCGTCGTGGTGGGCCGAACCCTGGTCTACATCTCGCTGGTCTTCTCCATCACCAGCGCATTCCAGTACGTCGGCCTCTTCGCCGAGGCGGTCGAGGCCAAGCGGCGCCGCGCCGGCGGCGAGTAG
- a CDS encoding flagellar biosynthetic protein FliQ has protein sequence MIGNAQEALLLAVAVSLPVVGAAAVIGLAVAVMQAATQVQDVTLAHLPRLVVVAVVLAIAGPWMGVQIAAFAARVFAGG, from the coding sequence CTGATCGGCAACGCCCAGGAGGCGCTGCTTCTGGCGGTCGCCGTCTCGCTCCCGGTGGTGGGCGCCGCGGCGGTCATCGGGCTCGCCGTGGCGGTGATGCAGGCAGCGACCCAGGTTCAGGACGTCACTCTGGCGCACCTGCCCCGCCTGGTGGTGGTGGCCGTGGTGCTCGCGATCGCAGGACCGTGGATGGGCGTACAGATCGCCGCGTTCGCCGCGCGCGTGTTCGCGGGCGGTTGA
- the genX gene encoding EF-P lysine aminoacylase GenX — protein MSPVLAPSDLTAPGARPSRAREVAVGGRVASVLGKRLVLADAFASLRVSLAAAAEVAPGDLLVVAGRLARTELTHAEVRERFPCPAPRGDGEVARFTWEGVGRHLLGRAAACDEIRRYFAKAGFVEVDTPARVRTPGLDLHVDALGAAGGYLSTSPEFQMKRLLVGGIPRCFQLAHCFRKDELGSLHEPEFTMLEWYRAFAGQDAVMADTEALVERVVRRLAGKPRVQLADGRKIDVRAPFDRVSVRDAFRRHADVEDAVRLAEEDEDRFYQLLVDAVEPALAARRRPVFLCDYPASQASLARRSPSDPRVAERFELYLGGVELCNGFGELTDPVEQRARFVADRRARRRARRPVYALDEKLLVALGEGMPPAGGNALGVDRLVALALGRTSIAEVQAFPWEWL, from the coding sequence TTGAGCCCGGTTCTCGCACCGAGCGACCTCACAGCGCCTGGCGCTAGGCCGAGCCGCGCCCGGGAGGTCGCCGTAGGCGGGCGAGTGGCCAGCGTCCTGGGCAAGCGCCTCGTGCTCGCCGACGCGTTCGCGAGCCTGCGGGTGAGCCTGGCGGCCGCCGCGGAGGTCGCTCCCGGGGATCTGCTGGTGGTCGCCGGGAGGCTCGCGCGCACCGAGCTCACGCACGCCGAGGTCCGCGAGCGCTTCCCTTGCCCCGCGCCGCGCGGCGACGGCGAGGTCGCGCGCTTCACCTGGGAGGGAGTCGGTCGACATCTGCTCGGGCGCGCCGCTGCGTGCGACGAGATCCGGCGCTACTTCGCGAAGGCGGGCTTCGTGGAGGTGGACACGCCGGCGCGGGTTCGCACGCCGGGGCTCGACCTCCACGTCGACGCGCTCGGGGCGGCGGGCGGCTACCTCTCGACCTCGCCGGAGTTTCAGATGAAGCGACTGCTCGTGGGTGGCATCCCGCGCTGCTTCCAGCTCGCGCACTGCTTCCGCAAGGACGAGCTCGGCAGCTTGCACGAGCCCGAGTTCACGATGCTGGAGTGGTACCGCGCCTTCGCCGGGCAGGATGCGGTGATGGCCGATACGGAGGCGCTGGTCGAGCGCGTAGTGCGCCGCCTCGCCGGCAAGCCCCGCGTTCAGTTGGCCGACGGCAGGAAGATCGACGTGCGAGCGCCCTTCGATCGCGTCAGCGTGCGCGACGCATTTCGTCGCCACGCCGACGTCGAGGACGCCGTGCGCCTGGCGGAAGAGGACGAGGATCGTTTCTACCAGCTCTTGGTCGACGCGGTCGAGCCGGCGCTCGCCGCCCGTCGCCGTCCAGTATTCCTGTGTGATTATCCCGCTTCTCAGGCGTCGCTGGCGCGCCGGAGCCCGAGCGATCCCCGCGTGGCCGAGCGCTTCGAGCTCTACCTGGGCGGCGTCGAGCTCTGCAACGGCTTCGGTGAGCTCACCGACCCGGTGGAGCAGCGCGCGCGCTTCGTCGCCGATCGACGCGCGCGGCGCCGCGCGCGCCGGCCCGTCTACGCGCTGGACGAGAAGCTCCTGGTGGCCCTCGGCGAGGGAATGCCGCCCGCCGGTGGCAACGCGCTGGGCGTCGATCGACTGGTCGCGCTGGCGCTGGGGCGCACCAGCATCGCCGAGGTTCAGGCGTTCCCGTGGGAATGGCTCTGA
- a CDS encoding adenine phosphoribosyltransferase: MAARKRSAQTPKPRSPARGKLTPRGGSKKSPLAKKPPKHALPHIAAELVDGLSYVRKLIREIPNFPQPGILFKDITPLLANPKAFHIVLDAIAERFMGEHIDAVVGIESRGFIFGGALAARLNASFVPVRKPGKLPYRTDKVSYSLEYGESELEMHRDSLPEGCRVLVVDDLLATGGTAAAAGELVHRQGAYVAAYAFVVELGSLGGRERLLPTPVISFLQYD; the protein is encoded by the coding sequence ATGGCTGCCCGCAAGCGCTCCGCCCAGACCCCGAAGCCCCGTTCACCGGCCCGAGGGAAGCTCACCCCGCGCGGAGGCAGCAAGAAGTCGCCTCTCGCCAAGAAGCCCCCCAAGCACGCCCTGCCGCACATCGCGGCGGAGCTGGTCGATGGGCTCAGCTACGTACGCAAGCTAATCCGCGAGATCCCGAACTTCCCCCAGCCGGGGATCCTTTTCAAGGACATCACGCCGCTCTTGGCCAACCCGAAGGCCTTCCACATCGTGTTGGACGCCATCGCGGAGCGCTTCATGGGCGAGCACATCGACGCGGTGGTGGGCATCGAGTCCCGCGGCTTCATCTTCGGCGGCGCGCTGGCCGCTCGGCTGAACGCGAGCTTCGTCCCGGTGCGCAAGCCCGGCAAGCTGCCGTACCGCACCGACAAGGTGAGCTACTCGCTCGAATACGGCGAGAGCGAGCTGGAGATGCACCGCGACTCGCTGCCCGAGGGTTGCCGCGTGTTGGTGGTGGACGACCTCCTCGCCACCGGCGGAACCGCCGCCGCCGCCGGCGAGCTGGTGCACCGACAGGGCGCCTACGTGGCCGCCTACGCCTTCGTGGTGGAGCTGGGCTCCCTCGGAGGTCGCGAGCGCCTGCTGCCGACCCCGGTGATTTCCTTCCTGCAGTACGACTGA
- the surE gene encoding 5'/3'-nucleotidase SurE: MTERPLVLLSNDDGYRSRGISALRDALSEIADVVVCAPEVEQSASSHALSLHRPLRLFRHEPGVFSVDGTPADCVYVALAAGERVLPRKPDAVVSGLNHGLNLGDDVFYSGTVAAAREGALKGLPALAVSAGAGADFAAAAALSARLLEALLAEHRGRAVLLNANFPAGASWPVRATRLGRREYEESIEFRRDPRGREYLWIGGPLREHRPVPGSDTEAFDQGAVGVTPLVLDLWGRETHAEAESVVERTGAN, encoded by the coding sequence ATGACCGAACGCCCCCTTGTCTTGCTCTCCAACGACGACGGCTATCGCTCCCGCGGCATCTCCGCGCTCCGCGACGCGCTCTCGGAGATCGCGGACGTCGTCGTCTGCGCCCCCGAGGTCGAGCAGAGCGCCTCCAGTCACGCGCTGAGCCTTCACCGCCCGCTCCGACTGTTCCGGCACGAGCCCGGAGTGTTCTCGGTGGACGGCACGCCGGCGGACTGCGTCTACGTGGCGCTCGCGGCCGGCGAACGCGTCTTGCCTCGCAAGCCCGATGCCGTCGTCAGCGGGCTCAACCACGGGCTGAACCTGGGCGATGACGTGTTCTACAGCGGGACGGTCGCTGCGGCGCGCGAAGGCGCGCTCAAGGGGTTGCCGGCGCTGGCCGTGTCCGCGGGCGCGGGCGCGGACTTTGCCGCCGCAGCAGCGCTGTCTGCCCGCCTGCTCGAGGCGCTCCTGGCCGAACACCGGGGGCGGGCCGTGCTGCTCAACGCGAACTTCCCTGCCGGCGCGAGCTGGCCGGTTCGCGCCACTCGGCTCGGCCGGCGCGAGTACGAGGAGAGCATCGAGTTTCGCCGTGATCCGCGCGGCCGCGAGTACCTCTGGATCGGTGGTCCGCTGCGCGAGCATCGCCCTGTACCCGGCTCGGACACCGAAGCCTTCGACCAGGGCGCGGTGGGTGTCACGCCGTTGGTTCTGGATCTCTGGGGGCGCGAGACGCACGCCGAGGCGGAGAGTGTCGTCGAACGAACGGGCGCGAATTGA